A genomic region of Conger conger chromosome 6, fConCon1.1, whole genome shotgun sequence contains the following coding sequences:
- the LOC133130502 gene encoding B-cadherin-like: MSTDTVISEPGDSQHDHQHKPQHSAALPVLMFPRSSKGLKRQKRDWVIPPINFPENDRGPFPKQMVEIRSSRDKEVPVHYKITGPGADQPPVQLFKIDQGSGWLSVTQPLDRERQDKYKLFAHAEAVGDAVAAEDPFEIIISVIDQNDERPKFTEETFLGELAEGSKAGFEFMKVTAVDLDEPGSANADIRYRIESQDPESPKPNMFFINPITGGIQLKSEGLDRENFPKYTLVISAADMEGNGLSTTCNASITVTDSNDNAPQFDPNSYTVTVPENEVGALVVKMPVTDGDEPHTLAWSTKYKIIEGDNGGFFNVTTGPSKLEGIITAVKGLDFEKNAKYTLLVTVENDAPFVTNLPTSTATVIVNVEDVNEAPVFNPVEKVVIKPENLETGADIIAYTATDPDTARNQKVWYKSGDDPAGWLNVNKETGLIKARSPMDRESPFVKGGRYRALILAIDDDDAPATGTGTLLIELEDVNDNAPTIEERVITICNRESQPVTLSVTDRDGPGFTSPFRVDLQGVSAKNWTARMNGTKTGIILGLKIFLDQADYNVVLRVYDNNGLFQENTVLAKVCDCKANDSSCANNAVAGVVLPGILGILGAVLLLLCE, encoded by the exons AtgtccacagacacagtgatTTCTGAACCTGGAGACAGTCAGCATGACCATCAGCACAAG CCTCAGCACTCTGCAGCTCTTCCGGTGCTGATGTTTCCACGCTCTTCCAAAGGgctgaagaggcagaagagggaCTGGGTCATTCCCCCCATCAACTTCCCAGAGAATGACAGAGGCCCCTTCCCCAAACAGATGGTGGAG ATCAGATCCAGCAGGGATAAGGAAGTGCCGGTGCATTACAAAATCACTGGGCCTGGGGCAGATCAGCCCCCTGTTCAGCTGTTCAAAATTGACCAAGGCTCTGGCTGGCTCAGTGTCACACAGCCTTTGGACCGAGAGAGGCAAGATAAATATAAA CTCTTTGCTCACGCTGAAGCAGTGGGTGACGCTGTTGCGGCCGAGGATCCCTTTGAAATTATCATCTCTGTGATCGATCAGAACGATGAGAGACCCAAATTCACTGAAGAAACCTTTCTTGGCGAGTTAGCTGAAGGATCCAAAGCAG GTTTTGAATTTATGAAGGTGACCGCTGTTGATCTAGATGAACCTGGTTCAGCTAATGCTGACATTAGATACAGAATTGAGAGCCAAGACCCAGAGAGTCCAAAACCAAATATGTTCTTTATTAACCCTATAACTGGAGGGATCCAACTGAAGTCAGAGGGGCTGGACAGAGAG AACTTTCCTAAATATACATTGGTAATTAGCGCTGCTGATATGGAGGGGAACGGCCTCTCAACCACCTGCAATGCAAGCATCACAGTAACCGACAGCAACGACAACGCTCCTCAGTTTGACCCAAATTCA TACACAGTGACTGTCCCTGAGAATGAAGTGGGTGCCCTAGTGGTGAAAATGCCAGTGACTGATGGGGATGAACCTCACACACTAGCCTGGTCAACTAAATACAAGATTATTGAAGGAGACAATGGAGGGTTCTTCAATGTTACCACTGGACCCAGCAAGCTGGAGGGCATTATTACTGCAGTCAAG GGCCTTGATTTTGAGAAGAACGCAAAGTACACCTTGTTGGTCACCGTGGAGAACGATGCCCCTTTTGTCACCAATCTGCCCACCTCCACTGCCACAGTTATTGTGAACGTGGAGGATGTGAACGAGGCCCCAGTGTTTAATCCAGTTGAGAAGGTGGTCATTAAACCAGAGAACCTGGAAACTGGTGCTGACATAATTGCATATACAGCAACTGACCCTGACACGGCAAGAAATCAGAAAGTGTG GTATAAATCGGGCGATGATCCAGCTGGATGGCTGAACGTCAATAAAGAGACTGGACTTATCAAAGCGAGGAGCCCCATGGATAGAGAATCTCCCTTTGTCAAAGGGGGCAGATACCGGGCCCTCATCCTTGCCATTGATGACG ATGATGCCCCTGCAACGGGAACCGGGACTCTGCTGATTGAGCTGGAAGATGTAAATGACAACGCTCCCACAATCGAGGAGAGGGTGATCACGATCTGTAACCGAGAATCTCAGCCCGTGACGCTGTCCGTTACTGACCGAGACGGGCCTGGATTCACCTCCCCCTTCCGGGTGGATCTACAGGGAGTGAGCGCGAAGAACTGGACCGCTCGCATGAATGGCACAA AGACGGGCATAATACTAGGACTGAAAATCTTTTTGGACCAGGCTGACTACAACGTTGTACTCCGTGTATATGACAACAACGGACTGTTCCAGGAAAACACTGTCCTTGCAAAAGTGTGCGACTGCAAAGCAAATGACTCCTCGTGCGCCAATAATGCTGTGGCCGGTGTAGTCCTGCCAGGAATTCTGGGAATTTTGGGAGCGGTCCTGCTTTTACTCTGTGAGTAA
- the LOC133130501 gene encoding ataxin-1-like, whose protein sequence is MKPAHERSQECLPPKKRDLAPSGGGGVGGGFGGVGGAADGAPGEWPRLRPETGLGLTPDPCGLRYEAADPPGGLHPALSHVPPAASLLRHPGTPYPPLGYAHLPPSSVQFVGPPYAVPYAARPGYLSGPLVPPQPPAPPARPLPYASVIQGVAVSPPPRPPVELSPRAAPVFYPHPGPRGHHHSLQGRPEEVNGAQEDPRRGGRESPRDPWRLLDPERPQDRTSHRFQARGSPAVQRAPSDTDLEGPVPVYVVAGSIPPQVQQAGAQPASPDQVVTGGCKEAAVRPLNLSQGAQREREALQAAYAPPLSVPGDPRGPAQHTVVLANGQPVLVPLDYHPAPPDYHPAPLDYHPAPPDNNNNNDDDVSVNAAPPASHPPDRSTQSPLPPPAGPSHFSRGAIIQLATGELRRVEDLRTQDFLRSAEASGGLRVDSSTVADVRGSARPGLVELQFAVGGRGTRVAIDVPPEHPFFVFGRGWSSCCPDRTARLYGLDCQRLRAGDVCVSIALQQPKPPPSRAPAPPAALHPMGPPAPHHPRPAAHCRERGPRDRDEERPLRAPNPAPPRPDSPAAEHGRGRSGYLVHRGGAPQRPATPSATALRHRPTPGLQKYPIKSEEAPSPSPCPSLASSGSLRPPFVPPFVTHDVKLSIEGRSNAGK, encoded by the exons ATGAAGCCCGCCCACGAGCGCAGCCAGGAGTGCCTTCCCCCGAAGAAGCGGGACCTGGCTCCGAGCGGCGGCGGGGGCGTCGGCGGGGGGTTCGGGGGGGTCGGAGGGGCCGCAGACGGGGCCCCCGGGGAGTGGCCTCGGCTCCGGCCCGAGACGGGTCTGGGCCTCACACCGGACCCGTGCGGCCTGCGGTACGAAGCGGCCGACCCGCCCGGCGGCCTGCACCCGGCGCTGAGCCACGTGCCCCCTGCCGCCTCCCTCCTGCGGCACCCCGGGACCCCCTACCCGCCGCTGGGGTACGCGCACCTCCCGCCCTCCTCCGTGCAGTTCGTGGGGCCCCCCTACGCCGTCCCGTACGCCGCCCGCCCCGGGTACCTCTCAGGCCCCCTGGTGCCCCCGCAGcctcccgccccgcccgcccgcccgctgCCCTACGCCTCCGTCATCCAGGGGGTCGCGGTGTCCCCTCCGCCTCGCCCCCCCGTCGAGCTCAGCCCCCGGGCGGCGCCCGTCTTCTACCCCCACCCCGGACCCCGGGGCCACCACCACTCCCTCCAGGGGCGCCCGGAGGAGGTGAACGGGGCGCAGGAGGACCCGcggcggggagggagggagtcgcCCCGGGACCCGTGGAGGCTGCTGGACCCCGAGCGTCCTCAGGACAGGACGTCCCACCGGTTTCAGGCCAGGGGCTCCCCGGCGGTCCAACGCGCCCCCTCGGATACCGACCTGGAG GGTCCAGTTCCGGTGTACGTGGTGGCCGGGTCGATCCCGCCCCAG GTTCAACAGGCAGGCGCCCAGCCGGCTTCCCCAGACCAGGTGGTGACGGGGGGCTGCAAGGAGGCCGCGGTGCGGCCACTGAACCTGTCCCAGGGTGCTCAGCGGGAGAGGGAGGCGCTGCAGGCAGCTTacgccccgcccctctctgtgCCTGGCGACCCCCGGGGACCCGCCCAGCACACCGTGGTGCTGGCCAACGGGCAGCCGGTGCTCGTGCCACTGGACTACCACCCAGCCCCGCCCGACTACCACCCAGCTCCGCTTGACTACCACCCAGCCCCGcccgacaacaacaacaacaacgacgaCGACGTCAGCGTCAACGCCGCCCCGCCCGCCTCGCACCCTCCCGATAGGTCGACGCAGagccccctcccgccccccgccGGGCCCTCGCACTTCTCCCGGGGCGCCATCATCCAGCTGGCCACGGGGGAGCTGAGGCGGGTGGAGGACCTGCGGACGCAGGACTTCCTGCGCAGCGCGGAGGCCAGCGGGGGGCTGCGGGTGGACTCCAGCACGGTGGCCGATGTCCGCGGCAGCGCGCGGCCGGGGCTGGTGGAGCTGCAGTTCGCCGTGGGCGGGCGGGGCACCCGCGTGGCCATCGACGTGCCCCCCGAACACCCCTTCTTCGTGTTCGGCCGGGGCTGGTCCTCCTGCTGCCCGGACCGCACCGCCCGGCTCTACGGACTGGACTGCCAGCGCCTGCGGGCGGGGGACGTGTGCGTGTCCATCGCCCTCCAGCAGCCCAAACCGCCCCCGTCCCGCGCCCCCGCTCCGCCCGCCGCCCTCCACCCCATggggcccccggccccccaccacccccggcCCGCGGCCCACTGCAGGGAGAGGGGCCCCCGGGACCGGGACGAGGAGCGGCCCCTGCGGGCCCCGAACCCGGCGCCCCCCAGGCCCGACAGCCCTGCAGCCGAACACGGCAGGGGGCGGAGCGGCTACCTTGTGCACAGGGGGGGCGCCCCCCAGCGGCCGGCCACGCCCTCAGCCACCGCCCTTCGCCACCGGCCCACCCCCGGCCTCCAGAAATACCCCATCAAGAGCGAGgaggccccctccccctctccctgcccctccctcgcCTCCTCGGGCTCCTTGCGGCCGCCCTTCGTCCCGCCCTTCGTCACGCACGACGTGAAGCTGTCCATTGAGGGCCGCTCCAACGCCGGGAAGTAG